One window of the Rhipicephalus microplus isolate Deutch F79 chromosome 2, USDA_Rmic, whole genome shotgun sequence genome contains the following:
- the LOC119170304 gene encoding uncharacterized protein LOC119170304 yields MSTSALEARLNGAPRSEDVEKNRFTAGKPEEQAGSAMATKLNLAAATAQTSASVSNKPRPPGAAYLGRSLKTPFTATLPSSSKFIIAPTKARENNTEKKNVPNNDDVDTTVAPQDAGGQPSEEQRLLQKRRSELQLARCSVFKARRTHKTVKRSLSKLNDFLFTEKTYERNGKKVTEIHLSRFALDVLEKQQSGTEHNPTDEAAGASDHGTSDHSEVGQSDTLFIHESQMD; encoded by the coding sequence ATGAGCACTTCTGCGTTGGAGGCTCGCTTAAATGGTGCGCCGCGTTCCGAAGACGTCGAGAAAAATCGCTTCACCGCTGGGAAGCCAGAGGAACAAGCCGGCAGTGCGATGGCCACCAAGCTTAATCTCGCAGCCGCCACTGCTCAAACTAGTGCATCTGTTTCGAACAAGCCTCGACCGCCGGGCGCAGCTTACCTGGGGCGCTCTTTGAAGACGCCATTTACTGCGACCCTACCTTCAAGTTCAAAGTTTATCATTGCACCGACCAAGGCACGTGAGAACAATACTGAGAAGAAGAACGTGCCTAATAATGACGACGTGGACACCACCGTTGCTCCGCAGGATGCCGGTGGCCAGCCATCTGAAGAGCAGCGCCTCTTGCAGAAACGAAGATCTGAGTTGCAACTAGCGAGGTGTAGTGTTTTCAAGGCAAGGAGAACGCATAAGACCGTCAAACGAAGCTTGAGCAAGCTAAATGACTTTCTGTTCACCGAAAAAACTTACGAACGCAATGGTAAGAAGGTTACTGAAATTCATTTGTCCCGTTTTGCCCTGGACGTGCTTGAGAAACAGCAGTCTGGGACTGAACACAACCCTACTGATGAAGCAGCTGGTGCATCAGACCATGGTACTTCAGATCACTCTGAAGTGGGCCAAAGTGATACACTGTTCATTCATGAAAGCCAAATGGATTAA